Within the Cystobacter fuscus DSM 2262 genome, the region ACGGTGCGCCTCATGGTGTGGAAGCGCACTTCATTTTTGGGAACGGGGTCGCCAAAGAGGATGAGGAGACCGCGCGCGCGATGCGCGCGTACTTCGTGAACTTCGCGCGGACCGGAGATCCGAACGGCCCTGGCCTCGCTCCGTGGCCGACCTATTCACCGACGAACGAGCAGGTCATGGGCTTCGCGCCGGAGGGCGTACGTCCCTATCCGCACCTCCCTCAGCTCTTGGCGTTGGACCGCTACTACGAGTGGCTGCGCACCGGAGTCAATCCGTAGCCCCCGCCTCTCGAGCCAAAGACATCCAGAGAACAGGAATACTTTCATGCGTACGTTCATGGTTTTCAGCGTCGTCATGTCCTTGTCGGTGCTTCCCGGCACGGTGCCGATGGCGAACGCAGCCGAGCGCGCAGCTCCGGCTGAGGCAAGGAATGCGTTCTCGATAAACGTGGCCAACCTCTTGCTGAGCACGGTGGACCTCTCCTACGTGCGCTCGTTCTCGCCGAGCTTCGCGTGGGTCGCGAGTGCCGATTACGCGTGGCGCAACGTCATCTCTCAGCGTTTCCTCTACCGCGGGTCCTACGAGGAGCGTGGTGCGTACATCGGCTCGATCGGCGCTGGAGTGCAGTGGTTTCCCTTTTCGGATGCGGCGCCAGCGGGTTTCTATCTCGCCCCAGGAGCGCAGCTCGCGCTGACGACGGAGGGCGGGTATCTGGCGCTCTCGGCTGACGCGGGCTACCGCTGGCTCTTCGCACCAGGGTTCACGATCGGCATCGCGGGGGGCGTGAGCCACGCCAGTTCGCGGGTCATGGTCACGTCGCCCCGGATCACGCTCGATTTGGGTTGGGTTCTCTGACGCGGCAAACGACTGGAAGACACAATGCACAGCGACAACAAGACCAACCATTTTTTGTTCTCACTGGGGGTGACGCTGCTGCTCGGAGGGTGCACTCCGCCCCCTACGCCCCCCGCTCCCGAGGAAACAGCCCAGCAACGCTGTGAACGCCTCCGCGGGAAGGCCCTCGACGGCGCCAGCATCACCGAGGCCACGCTCGTCGCCGCCTCCAGCACCCTGCCCGAGTACTGCAAGGTCACCGGTCTGCTCCCCGTCGATCTTCAGTTCGAGGTGCGTCTGCCCTCCGACTGGAATGGGAAGACCGTCTACGCCGGAGGCGGTGGCTTCGACGGCTCGATTCCCTCAACGGATGTCTATACGGCGCAGGGCTACGCCGCCATCGCCTCCAATGGAGGACACACGGGTTTGTTCGATGGCTCCTTCGCCCTGGACCCCGAGAAGCTCGCGGACTACGCCGACCGCTCCATCCACCGGGTGCTGCCCTTCGCCAAGGACATCATCCGCGAGCGCTACGGCAGGAATTCCGAGAAGACCTACTTCGAGGGCTGCTCCAATGGCGGCCGCGAGGCCCTCATCGAGGCCCAGCGCTGGCCCGACGACTTCGACGGCATCGTCGCCCGCGCCCCCGCCTACAACTTCGTGGAGCTGGCGCTCGCCTTCAACCGCAACTTCCAGCAGCTCTCGAAGCCCGGCGCCAACTTCTCCGCCGCCAGGCTCGCCACCCTGGGCAAGGCGGTCCTCGACGCCTGTGACGACAAGGACGGCCTCACCGACGGCATCATCTCCCACACGGCCGCCTGCCAGTTCGATCCCGGCACGCTCCAATGCACCGGCGCGGACCAGGACACCTGTCTGACGGCGGAGCAGGTCGCCTCGGCCCGCACCCTCTATTCCCCCATGCGGCTCGAGGGCATCGTCATCAACGAGGGCTGGCCCGCTGGCGGCGAGGCGGATCCCCTCGGCTGGGCCCCGTGGATGACCGGCAATGGCAACGCCCTCTTCACGGGCGGCGGTCTCTTGCAGCTCGGCATGCTCCGCTACTTCATCACCCGGGACCCGAACCACGACACCCTGGCTTTCGCTCCCCAGGCGTGGCTGCCACGCATCTCCGAGGTCTCCGCGCAGGTGTCCGCCAACAGCGCCGACCTCGAACGGTTTCGTGCCCGGGGCGGCAAGCTCATCCTCTGGCACGGCGGCATCGACGCGGCCATCTCCCAGAACGGCACGGCCGCCTATTACCAGCGCGTGGTGCAGGCGTCCGGCGGACAGGCCACGGCGGACTCCTTCGTCGAGTACTTCCCCGCCCCGGGCGTCCACCACTGCGGGGGCGGCCCCGGCGCGGACAGCGTGAATCTGCTCTCCGCGCTGGAAGACTGGGTGGAGAAGGGCATCGCGCCCTCCCGCGCGAACCTCGTGGCGACCAAGGTGGACCTCCAGACCGGCGCACCGCTGCTCGCCAGGCCCTTGTGCAAGTACCCCCTCTATCCCCGCTACAAGGGAGAGGGCGACCCCGCGTCCGCGGCGAGCTTCACGTGCGCCGCCCCCTGACACCGGCGTCACCGGACTGGTCCGGCCGCTCTCCAACGAAGGAGGACTCGATGAAGCGATACGCGCCCCTCGCCCTGGTCCCGCAACCCTGGCGGGATGTTTCCCTGGCCGCTCTGGCCGCAACGATGAATCTTGGCATCGCGGTGCTGGCCTTGGCTTCCTGCTCCAGCGCTCCTGAAGAACAGCCGCCGCCGGAGACGACGCCAGAGGTGGTGCAGCTCTGGCCGGGAGCCGCGCCCGGGACCGAGAGCTGGACCGGACCCGAAGTGAGCCGGGTAGACACGGGGTCCGTAGGCGAGATTCAGATAACGACCCACGTCACCGTGCCGACGATGACCGTCGTTCGCCCCGCGCCCGGGAAGGCCAATGGAACGGCGATGTTGGTCCTTCCCGGTGGCGCCTTCGCCGCGCTCGCTTGGGATGTAGAAGGGACCAAAGTGGCCCGCTGGCTGGCCGATCGAGGCATCACCGCGTTCGTCCTCAAGTATCGCGTGCGCCCCTTCACTCCAACTCCCGGCCAAGAATCTCCGCCGGACCTGACCGAGATTCTGCTCCAACTGGAAGCTCATCGCCAAATCGCCATCGCTGATGCCACGCAGGCTGTCCGTATTCTTCGTCAGGACGCTGCAAATCATGGCATCAACCCTGATCGGATCGGCATGATCGGCTTTTCGGCGGGTGCGATTACCACCATGGGCGTCCTGCTCGAGAACGACGCCGCCGTGCGGCCGAACTTCGCCGCGTCGATCTACGGCATGTCGATGACCGCCGCGCCGCGGGTGCCGGCCGACGCGCCGCCTCTGCTCCTTGTCGCCGCGCAGGACGATGTCATCATGGCCACGGGCAGCACCCAGATCTTCGGCCTGTGGACCGAGGCAAATCGGCCGGCCGAACTTCACCTCTATGAAAAGGGCGGGCACGGCTTCGGTATGCGCCCGCGGGGACTCCCCGTCGACCACTGGCCCGCGGTACTGGAAGCGTGGCTGGACGCGCACGGCCTGCTCTCGAACGCGGCATCGACCCGATGATGTTCTGTTTTGGGCGCCTCATTCAGGCATTCACACGATCCACCCACAGGAGACCCCCAGTGCATCAGTCGAGACTCTTTGCATCTTTAACGGCCGCCGCCATGGTAGCCGCTTGTGGTAGCAGCGGCGGCCGAACGGTGGAAAACATTCGTACTCTGTCGAACCGCGCGGACCTCGTCTCTGGCGGAGATGTTCTGGTCGAGGTGGTACTGAAACCGGGTACTGACAGCAAGGACGTGCGCGTGCTTCTCAATGGCGCGACGGATGTCACATCAGCGTTCAGCACACGCGCCGACGGAAGGTTCCTGGGGGTTGTCAGCGGGCTTCGAAATGGCTCGAACAGCCTTTCCGCCAGCATTGGCGGTGGGGCCAGGATGTCGCTTTCGATGACCAATCATCCACTGGGCGGACCCGTCTTCTCAGGACCGCAGTTACAGCCATGGGTCTGTGAACCAGAGGCGAGCAATCTTGGCCCAGCAGTGGACGATCAATGCAACGTTGCTACACCCAAGGTGGACTACCTGTACAAGTCCACGGACCCCGCGCAGACAATGTTGCTGCCTTACGATGCAGCGAATCCGCCCCTTGATGTCGCGCAGACCACAACGGACGCGGGCATGACTGTTCCCTTCATCGTCCGTCGAGAAACTGGAACAATCAATCGAGGAATCTATTCATTCGCGTTCATCTCCGACCCAAAGCAGCAAGCGACGCCAGCGCAGCCGCCCGTTGGATGGAACGGTGCTCTCTTCTACATCTTCCAAGGCGGCGCACTCCCGCAGCATCGCCAAGGCCCCGTTATCGCCTCTCCGCAGGCCGATGTCCTCGCGATCCCGCAGCTGGCCAAGGGGTATGCGACCGCTGCATCCTCGCTCACGATCTTTGGACAGAACACGAACAGCGTTGTCTCGGCTGAAACGCTCATGATGGTGAAGGAGAAGGTCGCCGAGTCCATCGGCGAAATACAGTTCACGCTCTCGATGGGGGGCTCAGGCGGTTCCATACAGCAGAACTTGATTGTCAATGCGTATCCGGGCTTGATCGACGGGATCAACCCAAGTGCCACCTACGCAGACGTCTGGTCGACGAACACCGAGGTACAAGATTGTTCGCTCCTCGTTCGCTACTTCGACACCGTCTCACCGGCGCTCTGGACGAACGTGAGCCAGCAGAATGCGGTGATGGACAACGGGGATCTTGCGCCGGGTACTTGCCGCGCTTGGGTGCAACTGGGTCATCTCGATGAAGGCTGGGCAAACCCGGAAAGCACGGCCTGCCATCACCCGACTACCGTACTGGCAGGCCCACGTACGTCACAACCATGGATGTACAGCGCAAGCAACCCGAAAGGCGCGCGGTGCACGTTACAGGACTACCAGCGAAACATCTTTGGCACCAGGCCTGATGGCTTTGCAGGACGAGCCTATGACAACGTCGGCGTACAGTATGGGCTCGAGGCGCTCAAAGCTGGAATGATCTCCGTTGATCAGTTCCTGGACCTCAACGAGAAGGTCGGCGGGCGGGACATCAACTGGGGTTGGACAGCGCAGCGGACGGTCGCGGACCCCGATGCGCTCACCGCGCTGTATCGGACAGGTCAGATGAACCTCATGAACAACGCGGCATCGACTCCGATCCTCGACGAGAAGCTGTGCATCAACCTCGAGATTCACTCCTGCTTTCACAGTTACAAGATGCGCGAGCGACTGCGCCAGTCGACAGGTTCGATCGTCAATCACGTTCTTGTACTCGACAAGACTCATGACGATCTATCCGGGTTTGATACCCTCGCGGCTTGGGTGCGGTCCATCAAGTCGGACAAGACCGCTGACACTCTCGAGACCAAGGTGGCCAGGCATAAGCCAGCCAACGCGGTAGATGCCTGCTGGATAAATGGACGGCGAGAGACGGATCCCGCGACCTGCGCCGCTGCAAAACCGTACTTCGGTGATCCACGTACCGGCGCCGGGGCTCCGATCACGGTCGGAGCGACCAAGTGTCAACTGACCGCCCCTGATCGAGCTTCTTACGGAGTCAGCATGACCGACGAGCAGTGGGCACGCCTTCAAGCGATATTCACCCAGGGGGTGTGCGATTGGAGTAAGCCCGGTGTCGAGCAAACGGCTGCTGTTCCTTGGTTGTCGTTTGCGAATGGTCCTGGTGGGACGCCAATAGGACCTGAGCCGACCGCCAGCCGACACTAGCAACCGCGCCCCTACGGCACGTCAGTGAGCCGGGGGCTCCTCCGCACCTGCTTGGGGGAGTTGGAGGAATACCGAGGCGGAAGTGCCCAGCCCGCGCGAGCCAGGTGGGGTGCATCCGCTGACGCTCGACATCGCAGTGCCAGAGGGGCCGGGGCCCTTTCCCGCGATCGTCTTCATCCATGGTGGCGGGTGGGTCATCGGAGATCTGGAAGACTTCGGAGATCGAATCCAGGAAGCGAGCCGGCGGGGCTTCGTCGGGGTGACCCTCAACTATCGGCTCGCGGACCTTGACGATGGACGCGGCAAGGCGCTCCACCCCTGGCCGGCGCAAATGCAGGACGTGCGGTGTGCGCTCCGGTGGCTCGCCGCGAATGCCGCCACGTACAAAGTGGATACGAGCAGGGCCGGGGTGATTGGCGGGTCCGCTGGAGGGCACCTCGCGATGATGTCGGCGTACGCCCGGAACGACGCGCGCTTCGAGCCGGCCTATTGCCCCTACAGCGAGAACCTCGAGGTGAAGGCCGTGGTGTCCATGTGCGGCGCCGGTGACCCCGCGTCCGTCTATGAGACGACGCAGTGGTGGATCAAACCCTACCTCACCCGGTTCCTCGCGCTGCCGGACGGAGCGAAGGTGCGGGATGCGCCCGAGGTCTTCGCTGACGTCAGCAACCTCACCTACATGGGCCATGGGCCCAAGGTTCCACTGCTGATTCTCCAGGGGACGGAGGACACCCTCGTCCTCCCCGAGGTGCAGCGATCCTTCGCGGTATCGGCTCAACTGCTCGGGCAGGAAGTCCACGTCCAATACCTCGAAGGCGCGGGCCACGACATCGATGCCACCCACCGGGCCGAGTCGGACGAGCTCATCTGGAAGTGGTTCGGGGAGCGGCTATGACGATGCACCACTTCCTCTGGATGCTCGTGCTGTTGGGAGCGCCGCGAGTGCTGGCCCAATCAGGCGAAGCGGAG harbors:
- a CDS encoding tannase/feruloyl esterase family alpha/beta hydrolase, with the protein product MHSDNKTNHFLFSLGVTLLLGGCTPPPTPPAPEETAQQRCERLRGKALDGASITEATLVAASSTLPEYCKVTGLLPVDLQFEVRLPSDWNGKTVYAGGGGFDGSIPSTDVYTAQGYAAIASNGGHTGLFDGSFALDPEKLADYADRSIHRVLPFAKDIIRERYGRNSEKTYFEGCSNGGREALIEAQRWPDDFDGIVARAPAYNFVELALAFNRNFQQLSKPGANFSAARLATLGKAVLDACDDKDGLTDGIISHTAACQFDPGTLQCTGADQDTCLTAEQVASARTLYSPMRLEGIVINEGWPAGGEADPLGWAPWMTGNGNALFTGGGLLQLGMLRYFITRDPNHDTLAFAPQAWLPRISEVSAQVSANSADLERFRARGGKLILWHGGIDAAISQNGTAAYYQRVVQASGGQATADSFVEYFPAPGVHHCGGGPGADSVNLLSALEDWVEKGIAPSRANLVATKVDLQTGAPLLARPLCKYPLYPRYKGEGDPASAASFTCAAP
- a CDS encoding alpha/beta hydrolase, whose translation is MKRYAPLALVPQPWRDVSLAALAATMNLGIAVLALASCSSAPEEQPPPETTPEVVQLWPGAAPGTESWTGPEVSRVDTGSVGEIQITTHVTVPTMTVVRPAPGKANGTAMLVLPGGAFAALAWDVEGTKVARWLADRGITAFVLKYRVRPFTPTPGQESPPDLTEILLQLEAHRQIAIADATQAVRILRQDAANHGINPDRIGMIGFSAGAITTMGVLLENDAAVRPNFAASIYGMSMTAAPRVPADAPPLLLVAAQDDVIMATGSTQIFGLWTEANRPAELHLYEKGGHGFGMRPRGLPVDHWPAVLEAWLDAHGLLSNAASTR
- a CDS encoding DUF6351 family protein, producing MHQSRLFASLTAAAMVAACGSSGGRTVENIRTLSNRADLVSGGDVLVEVVLKPGTDSKDVRVLLNGATDVTSAFSTRADGRFLGVVSGLRNGSNSLSASIGGGARMSLSMTNHPLGGPVFSGPQLQPWVCEPEASNLGPAVDDQCNVATPKVDYLYKSTDPAQTMLLPYDAANPPLDVAQTTTDAGMTVPFIVRRETGTINRGIYSFAFISDPKQQATPAQPPVGWNGALFYIFQGGALPQHRQGPVIASPQADVLAIPQLAKGYATAASSLTIFGQNTNSVVSAETLMMVKEKVAESIGEIQFTLSMGGSGGSIQQNLIVNAYPGLIDGINPSATYADVWSTNTEVQDCSLLVRYFDTVSPALWTNVSQQNAVMDNGDLAPGTCRAWVQLGHLDEGWANPESTACHHPTTVLAGPRTSQPWMYSASNPKGARCTLQDYQRNIFGTRPDGFAGRAYDNVGVQYGLEALKAGMISVDQFLDLNEKVGGRDINWGWTAQRTVADPDALTALYRTGQMNLMNNAASTPILDEKLCINLEIHSCFHSYKMRERLRQSTGSIVNHVLVLDKTHDDLSGFDTLAAWVRSIKSDKTADTLETKVARHKPANAVDACWINGRRETDPATCAAAKPYFGDPRTGAGAPITVGATKCQLTAPDRASYGVSMTDEQWARLQAIFTQGVCDWSKPGVEQTAAVPWLSFANGPGGTPIGPEPTASRH
- a CDS encoding alpha/beta hydrolase, whose product is MPSPREPGGVHPLTLDIAVPEGPGPFPAIVFIHGGGWVIGDLEDFGDRIQEASRRGFVGVTLNYRLADLDDGRGKALHPWPAQMQDVRCALRWLAANAATYKVDTSRAGVIGGSAGGHLAMMSAYARNDARFEPAYCPYSENLEVKAVVSMCGAGDPASVYETTQWWIKPYLTRFLALPDGAKVRDAPEVFADVSNLTYMGHGPKVPLLILQGTEDTLVLPEVQRSFAVSAQLLGQEVHVQYLEGAGHDIDATHRAESDELIWKWFGERL